Proteins encoded together in one Quercus lobata isolate SW786 chromosome 3, ValleyOak3.0 Primary Assembly, whole genome shotgun sequence window:
- the LOC115980350 gene encoding putative disease resistance protein RGA4: MARALLSAIVEQLGPFISSEFTLTATVKQEVQKLETKFCTIQAVLNDAEKRQLKEEAVKLWLDKLKRVSYEMYDVLDEWNTAMIKEEIEKQQKVEEKAQTSTAQKRKVLPNFNFSVPNFFQNRDIAHKIKELNEKLDEIN; this comes from the coding sequence ATGGCTCGTGCTTTACTTTCTGCTATTGTGGAGCAGCTTGGTCCTTTCATTTCTTCAGAGTTCACGTTGACTGCAACTGTTAAACAAGAAGTCCAAAAGCTTGAAACCAAATTCTGTACCATCCAGGCAGTGCTCAACGATGCTGAGAAGAGGCAGCTGAAGGAGGAAGCTGTGAAGCTTTGGTTAGATAAGCTCAAACGCGTATCCTACGAGATGTACGACGTGTTGGATGAGTGGAACACTGCCATGATCAAAGAAGAGATTGAGAAACAACAAAAAGTCGAAGAAAAAGCTCAAACTAGCACTGCTCAGAAGAGGAAGGTATTGCCCAACTTCAATTTCTCAGTTCCTAATTTTTTTCAGAATCGTGATATTGCTCATAAGATAAAAGAACTGAACGAAAAATTAGATGAGATTAACTAA
- the LOC115979247 gene encoding uncharacterized protein LOC115979247 isoform X2, protein MEIFLVQHMKTNMNMEDGIQGHLFAEQDFLDKGKPVLNQPPLSQSDSAFLEPETPEEAQVALLLARSNLLITRDIEWANLMLGFEQPVGFIREKSNLIARQVMIVLENNVDIRNVTCSQSHGISIWQS, encoded by the exons ATGGAAATTTTTCTGGTACAGCATATGAAAACCAACATGAATATGGAAGATGGTATTCAGGGGCACCTCTTTGCAGAACAGGATTTTTTGGACAAGGGAAAACCAGTTTTGAATCAACCACCTCTGAGCCAATCTGACTCAGCTTTTCTGGAGCCAGAAACTCCAGAGGAG GCCCAGGTTGCACTCCTTCTTGCTAGGTCCAATTTGTTGATTACTAGGGATATAGAGTGGGCAAATCTTATGCTTGGTTTTGAGCAG CCTGTAGGTTTTATTCGTGAGAAGAGTAATCTCATTGCCAGACAG GTGATGATTGTATTGGAAAACAATGTGGATATAAGGAATGTTACATGCAGCCAAAGTCATGGAATTAG CATTTGGCAGTCTTAG
- the LOC115979247 gene encoding uncharacterized protein LOC115979247 isoform X1, whose translation MEIFLVQHMKTNMNMEDGIQGHLFAEQDFLDKGKPVLNQPPLSQSDSAFLEPETPEEAQVALLLARSNLLITRDIEWANLMLGFEQPVGFIREKSNLIARQHLAVLAEINPEPAFQTVRDSIIKHSTDVRIQNMASWLWCCIQSDLFKTELFKPILLPL comes from the exons ATGGAAATTTTTCTGGTACAGCATATGAAAACCAACATGAATATGGAAGATGGTATTCAGGGGCACCTCTTTGCAGAACAGGATTTTTTGGACAAGGGAAAACCAGTTTTGAATCAACCACCTCTGAGCCAATCTGACTCAGCTTTTCTGGAGCCAGAAACTCCAGAGGAG GCCCAGGTTGCACTCCTTCTTGCTAGGTCCAATTTGTTGATTACTAGGGATATAGAGTGGGCAAATCTTATGCTTGGTTTTGAGCAG CCTGTAGGTTTTATTCGTGAGAAGAGTAATCTCATTGCCAGACAG CATTTGGCAGTCTTAGCAGAGATAAATCCTGAGCCGGCATTTCAAACAGTGAGGGACTCAATCATCAAACACTCTACTGATGTTCGGATTCAAAACATGGCAAGTTGGCTCTGGTGTTGTATCCAAAGTGACCTATTCAAAACCGAATTATTTAAACCAATACTACTGCCTCTGTGA
- the LOC115982785 gene encoding polygalacturonase At1g48100-like produces the protein MILPRILILVCLFSSCVSFPLIQDKLNSYTKQKHLHTISRISLPPDPAPEAVSPSYNVDSASSITTFNVQSFGAIGDGVTDDTQAFKMAWDTACQAEKSGILLVPKGYSFMIQSTIFTGPCKSGITFQIDGTIMPPDGPDSWPLTSSKKQWLVFYRINGMSLQGGGVIDGRGEKWWNLPCKPHKAPNGKTLPSVCDSPVAIRFFMSSNLTVQGLKVKNSPKFHLRFDVCQYVDIELLNINSPAQSPNTDGIHIENTKNVKIYNSVISNGDDCVSIGAGCYNVDIRNITCGPSHGISIGSLGIQNFRACVSNITVSDSVIRHSDNGVRIKTWQGGLGSVSKVTFHNIYMDTVRNPIIIDQYYCLTKNCPNQTSAVSISDILYSNIKGTYDVRSPPMRFACSDSLPCTNLTLSEVELLPIKAQVVSNPFCWNAYGTMQTLTIPPVFCLLEGIPQSMQQNDSAGC, from the exons ATGATACTCCCTAGGATTCTCATTCTTGTTTGCCTTTTCTCATCATGTGTCTCTTTTCCTCTAATTCAAGATAAACTGAATAGTTACACAAAACAGAAGCATTTGCACACAATATCAAGAATTTCATTACCCCCTGATCCTGCACCTGAGGCAGTTAGCCCAAGTTACAATGTGGATTCTGCTAGTAGTATAACTACTTTCAATGTACAATCTTTTGGTGCCATTGGGGATGGTGTCACTGATGACACACAAGCATTCAAAATGGCTTGGGACACTGCTTGCCAAGCTGAAAAATCAGGAATTCTTCTTGTTCCCAAGGGTTATTCCTTCATGATACAATCTACAATATTCACAGGCCCTTGCAAATCCGGCATCACATTTCAG ATTGATGGGACTATTATGCCACCGGATGGACCCGATTCATGGCCACTAACAAGTAGTAAGAAACAATGGCTGGTTTTCTATAGAATCAATGGAATGTCATTGCAAGGGGGTGGTGTCATAGATGGCAGAGGAGAGAAATGGTGGAATCTTCCATGCAAACCACACAAA GCACCTAATGGGAAAACACTGCCTAGTGTTTGTGATAGCCCAGTT GCCATAAGATTCTTCATGAGTTCCAATTTGACAGTCCAAGGACTTAAAGTTAAGAACAGCCCCAAATTTCATTTACGGTTCGACGTTTGTCAATACGTCGATATAGAGTTGCTCAACATAAACTCACCTGCTCAAAGTCCCAACACCGATGGAATTCACATTGAGAAcacaaaaaatgtcaaaatatataattcagTTATATCCAATG GTGATGACTGTGTATCAATTGGAGCTGGTTGTTATAATGTAGATATAAGGAACATAACTTGCGGTCCAAGTCATGGAATAAG TATTGGCAGCCTAGGCATTCAAAACTTCCGGGCATGTGTTTCTAACATCACAGTGAGTGATTCGGTCATCAGGCATTCAGATAATGGTGTTAGGATCAAAACTTGGCAGGGTGGATTAGGTTCTGTATCTAAAGTGACATTCCATAACATATACATGGACACCGTCCGAAACCCAATTATCATAGACCAATACTACTGCCTCACCAAGAATTGTCCCAACCAAACCTCTGCAGTTTCCATTTCTGATATCTTGTACTCAAACATAAAAGGCACATATGATGTAAGAAGCCCTCCAATGCGTTTTGCTTGCAGTGACTCTCTCCCATGCACAAACCTCACACTTTCTGAAGTGGAACTACTTCCTATCAAAGCACAAGTTGTGTCAAACCCATTTTGCTGGAATGCTTATGGGACTATGCAGACACTTACTATTCCACCAGTTTTCTGCTTGTTGGAGGGAATACCACAATCAATGCAACAGAATGATTCTGCTGGGTGTTAA